A genome region from Pseudomonas helmanticensis includes the following:
- a CDS encoding multicopper oxidase domain-containing protein has translation MDRTTRDPSKTFLLTPLSVFLMLTLGTMAGVRASPIDDERQPETSDPSAYYDEPTDEATALNAILTMPEANEDSFDLPDGVKGSRDTTRAENILPPTVQTSFNYPTNGKPSPLYGAQPFTQQLTLFEEFGPEKLDPTTPAAPLPFPPAAIGPAPAQDPNNVARSAPPGTALDAFLRQPGLTPFPSQFSNVVDRNPWQAQIEVFLNRHIGSSAEGRPPGKGWAHQRWNEFYPQVAYKTAQTGARLNGGLRDSVQMHHYAVGEFGAGGLYHNVAGVPLTDGTAKGVDARFHPNMPVQNHNAVWTFDGTLPPKLLMVRYGQPVMMRHYNGLPIDPAANRGFGLHTISTHEHNGHAPAESDGYANAFFFPGQFYDYRWPIQLAGYDSINTKAEDPRAAFPCAPGETLWVNDLAPAKKTCDHGTIKIRGDWRETMSTHWFHDHMLDFTAQNVYKGNAAMMNYYSALDRGNESVNDGVNLRLPSGSALPWGNRDYDVNLVFADKAWDQEGQLWFNPFNTDGFLGDQVLVNWQWKPTLDVRARSYRFRILNGSVSRYFKLALVREIKGSGGEFQGPKNSGVSYSRVPFHMIANDGNIMEHSVPFDGTMDLDADGDKQNHNAILPTQGIAERFDIIVNFGKNGIKPGDKVFFLNLQAHDDGKGPKEVISLADVLSEKYLAVIKQSSKGPQWDKGDPAVGKVLQLNVKAYTGQDLAMDPAAYEPAKPGKAEGLVMIPLKIHRDNAADKALLANARHRTFTFGRSDGTDEAPWTVKTDGGFGFHMDPRRLNASTQLSSGPTDAGVTGFGTLEVWNIKAGGKGWSHPVHVHFEEGIILSRGGKAPPEWEKWARKDVYRIGSENDGLDSVEMAINFREFAGTYMEHCHNTQHEDNSMLLRWDLEKPGQLQLMPTPLPSWDGVRYVNSAALPTFRNGDGFGPQVTVKK, from the coding sequence ATGGACAGAACAACGCGTGACCCAAGCAAAACCTTTCTGCTGACGCCCTTGAGCGTGTTTCTGATGTTGACCCTCGGCACGATGGCCGGCGTTCGCGCCAGCCCCATCGATGATGAGCGTCAGCCAGAAACCTCCGATCCATCGGCGTACTACGACGAACCGACGGACGAGGCGACGGCGCTCAACGCTATCCTGACCATGCCCGAGGCCAACGAAGATTCCTTCGATTTGCCCGACGGTGTGAAAGGCTCGCGTGATACCACTCGCGCAGAAAACATCCTGCCGCCGACCGTGCAGACCAGTTTCAACTACCCCACCAACGGCAAGCCGAGCCCGCTCTATGGCGCACAGCCGTTCACCCAGCAGTTGACCCTGTTCGAAGAGTTCGGCCCGGAAAAACTCGACCCGACCACCCCGGCCGCGCCGCTGCCATTCCCGCCGGCAGCGATTGGCCCGGCGCCGGCGCAAGACCCGAACAACGTCGCGCGCAGTGCGCCACCCGGCACTGCGCTTGATGCGTTCTTGCGGCAGCCTGGGCTGACACCATTCCCTAGTCAGTTTTCCAACGTGGTCGACCGCAACCCGTGGCAGGCGCAGATCGAAGTGTTCCTCAACCGCCATATCGGCTCGTCCGCTGAAGGGCGGCCGCCAGGAAAAGGCTGGGCGCACCAGCGCTGGAACGAGTTCTACCCGCAAGTCGCCTACAAAACCGCGCAGACTGGCGCGCGGCTCAATGGTGGCCTGCGTGACAGCGTGCAGATGCACCATTACGCAGTGGGCGAATTCGGCGCCGGCGGCCTGTACCACAACGTCGCGGGTGTACCGCTGACGGACGGCACGGCCAAAGGCGTCGATGCGCGCTTCCACCCGAACATGCCGGTGCAGAACCACAACGCGGTGTGGACCTTCGACGGCACGCTGCCGCCGAAACTGTTGATGGTGCGTTACGGCCAGCCGGTGATGATGCGTCACTACAACGGCCTGCCGATCGATCCCGCGGCCAACCGTGGTTTTGGCCTGCACACGATCAGCACCCACGAACACAACGGCCACGCGCCGGCGGAAAGCGATGGCTATGCCAACGCATTTTTCTTTCCGGGGCAGTTCTACGATTATCGCTGGCCGATCCAGCTCGCCGGTTACGACAGCATCAACACCAAGGCCGAAGATCCGCGCGCGGCATTTCCTTGCGCACCGGGCGAAACCCTGTGGGTCAACGACCTGGCGCCGGCGAAAAAGACCTGCGACCACGGCACCATCAAGATCCGTGGCGACTGGCGCGAAACCATGAGCACCCACTGGTTCCACGACCACATGCTCGATTTCACCGCGCAGAACGTCTACAAGGGCAACGCGGCGATGATGAACTATTACAGCGCCCTCGATCGCGGTAACGAGTCGGTGAACGACGGCGTCAACCTGCGCCTGCCCAGCGGCAGTGCGCTGCCGTGGGGTAACCGCGACTATGACGTCAACCTGGTGTTCGCCGACAAGGCCTGGGATCAGGAGGGGCAGCTGTGGTTCAACCCGTTCAACACCGATGGCTTCCTTGGCGATCAGGTGTTGGTCAACTGGCAGTGGAAACCGACGCTGGACGTGCGCGCACGCAGCTACCGTTTCCGTATCCTCAACGGCTCGGTGTCGCGTTACTTCAAACTGGCGCTGGTGCGTGAAATCAAAGGCAGCGGCGGCGAGTTCCAGGGGCCGAAAAACTCCGGCGTGTCGTACAGCCGTGTACCGTTCCACATGATCGCCAACGACGGCAACATCATGGAGCACAGCGTACCGTTCGACGGCACGATGGACCTGGACGCCGATGGCGATAAACAGAACCACAACGCGATTCTGCCGACCCAGGGCATCGCCGAGCGCTTCGACATCATCGTCAACTTCGGCAAAAACGGCATCAAGCCTGGCGACAAGGTGTTCTTCCTCAACCTGCAGGCCCACGACGACGGCAAAGGCCCGAAAGAAGTGATCTCGCTGGCCGACGTGCTCTCCGAGAAATACCTCGCGGTGATCAAGCAGAGCAGCAAAGGCCCGCAGTGGGACAAGGGCGATCCGGCGGTGGGCAAGGTCTTGCAGCTCAACGTGAAGGCCTACACCGGCCAGGATCTGGCCATGGACCCGGCAGCCTACGAACCGGCCAAACCGGGCAAGGCGGAAGGGCTGGTGATGATCCCGCTGAAGATCCATCGCGACAACGCTGCCGATAAAGCCCTGCTGGCCAACGCCCGTCACCGCACCTTCACCTTCGGCCGTTCCGACGGCACCGATGAAGCGCCGTGGACGGTCAAGACCGATGGCGGTTTCGGCTTCCACATGGACCCGCGTCGCCTGAATGCTTCGACGCAACTGTCCAGCGGCCCGACCGATGCCGGGGTCACCGGATTCGGCACCCTCGAAGTGTGGAACATCAAGGCTGGCGGCAAGGGCTGGAGCCATCCGGTGCACGTGCACTTCGAAGAGGGGATCATCCTCAGTCGCGGCGGCAAGGCACCGCCAGAATGGGAAAAATGGGCGCGCAAGGACGTCTATCGCATCGGTTCGGAAAACGATGGGCTGGACAGCGTCGAGATGGCGATCAACTTCCGCGAGTTCGCCGGGACCTACATGGAGCACTGTCACAACACCCAGCATGAGGACAACTCGATGCTGCTGCGTTGGGACCTTGAGAAGCCCGGGCAATTGCAGTTGATGCCGACGCCTTTGCCAAGCTGGGACGGTGTGCGCTACGTCAACTCCGCCGCGCTGCCAACCTTCCGCAACGGCGATGGCTTCGGCCCGCAAGTGACCGTGAAAAAATGA
- a CDS encoding SCO family protein, whose translation MPTQTPRSRALGMHLVLILVVCVLGSRVLLAHQASVGEPPAASESATPWGGDYFPNTLLTDQDGQQVHFFDDLIKDKVVVINFIFTSCSDSCPLETARLRQVQKLLGDRVGQDIFFYSISIDPLSDTPEVLKAYAQRFKVGPGWKFLTGEFEDVTDLRKKLGLFIEGVDNGRSKDHNLSLIVGNQSTGRWMKASPFENPWILADQLANTLQNWKQPSVEESYANAPDIRPPSNGEELFRTRCASCHSLGPQDGQGIGMRSIGPDLIGVTRNRDPQWLNRWIREPDRLLAEKDPIALKLYEQFERIPMPNLRLDEASAQSIIDFLSDETERQQTAAKAMADGGLTPVTPGDSAATVSRMQ comes from the coding sequence ATGCCAACACAAACTCCGCGTTCCCGCGCGCTGGGCATGCACCTGGTGCTGATTCTGGTGGTCTGTGTGCTCGGCAGCCGCGTGCTGCTGGCGCACCAGGCCAGTGTCGGTGAACCGCCAGCGGCCAGTGAATCCGCCACCCCGTGGGGTGGCGACTACTTCCCCAACACTTTGCTGACCGATCAGGACGGTCAGCAGGTGCATTTCTTCGATGACCTGATCAAAGACAAAGTGGTGGTGATCAACTTCATCTTCACCTCGTGCAGCGACTCCTGCCCACTGGAAACCGCACGCTTGCGCCAAGTGCAGAAACTGCTCGGCGATCGCGTCGGCCAAGACATCTTTTTCTACTCGATCAGCATCGATCCGCTCAGCGATACGCCCGAAGTGCTCAAGGCCTATGCGCAGCGCTTCAAGGTCGGTCCCGGCTGGAAATTTCTCACCGGTGAATTCGAAGACGTCACCGACCTGCGCAAGAAGCTCGGGCTGTTCATCGAAGGCGTCGACAACGGTCGCAGCAAAGACCACAACCTCAGCCTGATCGTCGGCAACCAGAGCACCGGGCGCTGGATGAAAGCCTCGCCGTTCGAGAACCCGTGGATCCTCGCCGATCAACTGGCCAACACCCTGCAAAACTGGAAACAGCCCAGCGTCGAAGAAAGCTACGCCAACGCCCCGGACATCCGCCCGCCGAGCAATGGCGAAGAGTTGTTCCGCACCCGTTGCGCGTCGTGCCACAGCCTCGGCCCGCAGGACGGTCAGGGCATCGGCATGCGCAGCATCGGCCCCGACCTGATCGGCGTAACGCGCAATCGCGATCCGCAATGGCTGAATCGCTGGATTCGCGAACCGGATCGCCTGCTCGCGGAAAAAGACCCGATTGCCCTAAAACTGTATGAACAATTCGAGCGAATCCCGATGCCCAACCTGCGCCTCGACGAAGCGTCGGCGCAGTCGATCATCGACTTCCTCAGTGACGAAACCGAGCGTCAGCAAACGGCCGCCAAAGCCATGGCCGACGGCGGCTTGACGCCAGTAACACCGGGCGATAGCGCCGCGACAGTGAGTCGGATGCAGTAG
- a CDS encoding sensor histidine kinase: MQRLEAQKTPAPHAPAAVSKGWREQFNLLRWFSLASFFIIAAVALGLGYISTRFVVTESVERDALLTAQFVQAIGEAEMRHAGINPARTMGEMLDMRQDGKYPDVDPEAHAAARSEFLDHVEHLPDILLATVYALDRTVIWSTNAELIGVHIEDDDELDESFEMRVPVSSSYHKIDDERPEQRLLREPKYLFIENYIPMFNADKSKVIAMVEIYKEPADLVDRIDRGFASIWAATFFGGAAIFLALFWIVRRAATLLQSQQQQLISNETFVALGEMSSAVAHSLRNPLATIRSSAELAQEVASSGAQRNIGDIISQVDRMSRWVRELLVSLRPMNDDGEAVDLVLAVEDTLEAFDALIQRSRVEVRFNPQICPPVVSQKVLLTQILNSLFANALEAMPKGGVLSVEFATPQPDCVRMTLSDTGKGMSAPQQLLVFKPFFTTKQGGLGVGLALVKRIMERFAGSVVLTSREQEGTRVSLNFKVASGGEYGAQHSAGRR, translated from the coding sequence ATGCAGCGACTGGAAGCACAAAAAACACCTGCGCCGCACGCACCGGCAGCAGTCAGCAAGGGATGGCGCGAGCAGTTCAATCTGCTGCGCTGGTTCTCGCTCGCAAGTTTTTTCATCATCGCGGCCGTGGCGCTGGGGCTCGGTTACATCTCCACGCGTTTTGTCGTCACTGAAAGCGTCGAGCGCGATGCGCTGCTGACCGCGCAATTCGTCCAGGCCATCGGCGAAGCGGAAATGCGCCACGCCGGCATCAACCCGGCGCGCACCATGGGTGAAATGCTCGATATGCGTCAGGACGGCAAATACCCCGATGTCGATCCCGAAGCGCATGCGGCGGCGCGCAGCGAGTTTCTCGATCACGTCGAACATCTGCCGGATATTTTGCTGGCCACCGTGTATGCGCTGGATCGCACGGTGATCTGGTCGACCAATGCCGAGCTGATCGGCGTGCACATCGAGGACGACGACGAGCTCGACGAGTCGTTCGAAATGAGAGTGCCGGTCTCCTCCAGCTATCACAAAATCGACGACGAACGCCCCGAGCAACGTCTGCTGCGCGAACCGAAATACCTGTTCATCGAGAACTACATCCCGATGTTCAACGCCGACAAAAGCAAAGTCATCGCCATGGTCGAAATCTACAAGGAACCGGCGGATCTGGTTGATCGTATCGACCGTGGTTTCGCTTCGATCTGGGCGGCGACGTTTTTTGGTGGTGCGGCGATCTTTCTCGCCTTGTTCTGGATCGTCCGCCGTGCGGCGACATTGCTGCAGAGCCAGCAGCAACAACTGATCAGCAACGAAACCTTTGTCGCCCTCGGCGAAATGTCCTCGGCGGTGGCGCACAGCCTGCGCAATCCGCTGGCGACCATTCGCTCCAGCGCCGAACTGGCCCAGGAAGTGGCCAGCTCCGGCGCGCAACGCAACATCGGCGACATCATCAGCCAGGTCGACCGCATGTCGCGCTGGGTGCGAGAACTGCTGGTGTCGCTGCGGCCAATGAATGACGACGGCGAGGCGGTCGATCTGGTGCTGGCGGTCGAGGACACCTTGGAAGCCTTCGATGCGTTGATCCAGCGCAGCCGCGTCGAGGTGCGATTCAATCCGCAAATCTGCCCGCCAGTGGTCAGTCAGAAAGTGCTGCTCACGCAAATCCTCAATAGCCTGTTTGCCAACGCCCTGGAAGCCATGCCCAAGGGCGGTGTGCTCAGCGTCGAATTCGCCACGCCGCAGCCAGACTGCGTACGCATGACCCTGAGCGACACCGGCAAGGGCATGAGCGCGCCGCAGCAACTGCTGGTGTTCAAACCGTTTTTCACCACCAAACAGGGCGGCCTCGGGGTCGGCCTGGCGTTGGTCAAAAGAATCATGGAGCGTTTCGCAGGTTCGGTCGTGCTGACCAGTCGCGAGCAGGAAGGAACCCGCGTCAGTCTCAACTTCAAAGTGGCATCGGGAGGGGAATATGGAGCACAGCATTCTGCTGGTCGAAGATGA
- a CDS encoding sigma-54-dependent transcriptional regulator, whose product MEHSILLVEDDELLAENIQTYLERKDFEVTVCHSAEDALEQLGSFMPDIVLTDNSLPGMSGHDLIQKLRISAPDLKVIMMTGYGNVEDAVVAMKEGAFHYVTKPVALAELKLLLDKALATERMERTLSFYQEREAQKSGVQALIGDSAPMQYLKNTIGQLLDAERRMANTDLPPVLVEGETGTGKELVARALHFDGPRSKGPFIEFNCASIPSNLVESELFGHEKGAFTDAKDRRVGLVEAADGGTLFLDEIGEMDLLLQAKILKLLEDRTIRRVGSVKERKVNLRVISATNCNLEQMVQQGKFRRDLFFRLRIISIKVPRLYARGEDILLLARHFLASHGKRYGKPNLHFSQQAEELLLSYTWPGNVRELRNMLEQTVLLAPSDTIAAHQLNVCMSLVDEPPMHLHETPLHYEPRPASNTESMNLPEVERDMVRKMLDKTDWNVTKSARLLGLSRDMLRYRIEKLGLARPDKRQW is encoded by the coding sequence ATGGAGCACAGCATTCTGCTGGTCGAAGATGACGAACTGCTGGCCGAAAATATTCAGACCTACCTGGAGCGCAAGGACTTCGAGGTGACGGTCTGCCATTCGGCCGAAGACGCACTGGAGCAGTTGGGCAGCTTCATGCCTGACATCGTGCTGACCGACAACTCGCTGCCGGGCATGAGCGGTCATGACCTGATCCAGAAGCTGCGCATCAGCGCGCCGGATCTGAAAGTGATCATGATGACCGGTTACGGCAACGTCGAAGATGCGGTGGTGGCGATGAAGGAGGGCGCCTTTCATTACGTGACCAAACCGGTGGCGTTGGCGGAACTGAAACTGCTGCTCGACAAGGCGTTGGCCACCGAGCGCATGGAGCGCACGCTGTCGTTCTATCAGGAACGCGAGGCGCAGAAATCCGGGGTGCAGGCGCTGATCGGCGACTCGGCGCCGATGCAGTATCTGAAAAACACCATCGGCCAATTGCTCGATGCCGAGCGGCGCATGGCCAACACCGATTTGCCGCCGGTTCTGGTCGAAGGCGAGACCGGCACCGGTAAAGAATTGGTGGCCCGTGCGCTGCACTTCGACGGCCCGCGCAGCAAAGGCCCGTTCATTGAATTCAACTGCGCGTCGATCCCCTCGAATCTGGTCGAGTCGGAGCTGTTCGGTCATGAGAAAGGCGCGTTTACCGACGCCAAGGATCGCCGTGTCGGACTGGTGGAAGCGGCGGATGGCGGCACGCTGTTTCTTGACGAGATCGGCGAGATGGACCTGCTGTTGCAGGCGAAGATTTTGAAGTTGCTCGAGGATCGAACGATTCGCCGGGTCGGTTCCGTGAAGGAGCGCAAGGTCAACCTGCGGGTGATCAGCGCGACCAACTGCAACCTTGAACAGATGGTGCAGCAGGGCAAATTCCGCCGCGATCTGTTTTTCCGGCTGCGGATCATTTCGATCAAAGTGCCGCGTTTGTATGCCCGGGGCGAGGATATTTTGCTGTTGGCGCGGCACTTCCTTGCCAGCCATGGCAAACGCTACGGCAAACCGAACCTGCATTTCAGCCAGCAGGCTGAGGAGCTGCTGCTCAGCTACACCTGGCCGGGCAACGTGCGCGAACTGCGCAACATGCTTGAGCAGACCGTGTTGCTGGCGCCGAGCGACACCATCGCCGCACATCAGTTGAACGTGTGCATGAGCCTGGTCGATGAACCGCCGATGCATTTGCACGAAACCCCGCTGCATTACGAACCACGGCCGGCGAGCAATACCGAATCGATGAACCTGCCGGAAGTCGAACGCGACATGGTGCGCAAGATGCTCGACAAGACCGACTGGAACGTCACCAAATCCGCGCGCCTGCTGGGCCTGAGCCGCGACATGCTGCGCTACCGCATCGAAAAACTCGGCCTCGCCCGCCCCGACAAACGCCAGTGGTAA
- a CDS encoding addiction module antidote protein encodes MSQTLTNFDMAALLDSDEAISEYLSQVLADGDNEEFLRAIGYVLKARGMTQIAKISGMGRESLYKAFAPGAKPRFDTVLKVIHALGIDLYAQPGHVSHPIS; translated from the coding sequence ATGAGCCAGACGTTGACGAATTTCGACATGGCAGCACTGCTGGACAGTGACGAAGCCATCAGCGAATACCTGTCTCAGGTACTCGCAGACGGGGATAACGAAGAGTTTCTTCGCGCAATCGGCTACGTGCTCAAGGCGCGCGGGATGACGCAGATAGCCAAAATTTCTGGCATGGGTCGCGAGAGTCTGTACAAGGCGTTCGCACCGGGTGCAAAACCGCGCTTCGACACGGTTTTGAAAGTTATTCATGCCCTTGGCATCGATCTTTACGCACAGCCGGGGCACGTGAGCCACCCGATTTCCTGA
- a CDS encoding type II toxin-antitoxin system RelE/ParE family toxin, with translation MNYLIRQTAVFQAWHQSVRDLRAKVAIARRIDRASTGNLGDVRSVGDGVSEMRVDVGAGFRVYFAMRNGAVIVLLAGGDKSSQNADIRRAQKMAKEV, from the coding sequence ATGAATTATCTTATTCGACAAACAGCGGTATTTCAGGCTTGGCACCAATCGGTTCGAGACCTGCGGGCCAAGGTGGCCATCGCCCGCCGCATTGATCGGGCTTCAACAGGAAATCTCGGCGACGTCAGATCGGTGGGTGATGGCGTCTCTGAAATGCGCGTAGATGTGGGTGCGGGCTTTCGGGTGTATTTCGCGATGCGTAACGGTGCAGTCATCGTTCTTTTGGCTGGAGGCGACAAATCTTCACAAAACGCAGACATCCGACGCGCACAAAAAATGGCTAAGGAGGTTTAA
- a CDS encoding class I SAM-dependent methyltransferase: MEVPNNKTAIDSNRQAWNDSARHHQDSPDWRALLGEVAQADFSCLDETLSGLLEVDGKDVIQLGCNNGRESLSLFALGARSVVGVDQSAAFLEQARELNKRSPHNAEFIESDIHHLPASLHNRFDVALITIGVLNWMPDIGEFFGHVAKTLKPGGKLVIYETHPFLEMVDPDGEDPYRLASSYFRAEPFVQEEPIVYVGKVEQQAAKSYWFVHNLGAIFSGAIAAGLNIAHFKEYAHSNREEVYDRYLNQEAQLPMCFTLVATKI; the protein is encoded by the coding sequence ATGGAAGTGCCCAACAATAAAACCGCCATCGACAGCAATCGACAGGCGTGGAACGATTCCGCCCGCCATCACCAGGATTCGCCTGACTGGCGGGCATTACTCGGCGAAGTTGCGCAGGCGGATTTTTCTTGCCTCGATGAGACGTTGAGCGGGTTGCTTGAGGTCGACGGCAAGGATGTGATTCAACTGGGCTGCAACAACGGTCGCGAGAGTCTTTCGTTGTTCGCGCTCGGCGCGCGCAGTGTGGTCGGTGTCGACCAGTCGGCGGCGTTTCTCGAACAGGCGCGGGAGCTGAACAAGCGTTCGCCGCACAACGCCGAGTTCATCGAAAGCGATATCCATCACCTGCCAGCGTCCTTGCACAATCGCTTCGACGTGGCGCTGATCACCATCGGTGTTCTCAACTGGATGCCCGATATCGGCGAGTTCTTCGGCCACGTTGCGAAGACCCTGAAACCGGGCGGCAAACTGGTGATCTACGAAACTCATCCGTTCCTGGAAATGGTCGACCCCGATGGCGAAGATCCGTACCGACTCGCCAGCTCGTACTTCCGCGCCGAGCCGTTTGTGCAGGAAGAGCCGATTGTCTACGTCGGCAAGGTCGAGCAGCAGGCGGCGAAGTCGTATTGGTTTGTGCATAACCTTGGCGCCATCTTCAGCGGTGCGATTGCGGCCGGGCTGAACATCGCGCACTTCAAGGAGTATGCGCATTCGAATCGGGAAGAGGTGTATGACCGCTATTTAAATCAGGAAGCGCAGTTGCCGATGTGTTTTACCCTGGTCGCCACTAAAATCTGA
- a CDS encoding GNAT family N-acetyltransferase, with product MSVIEKLQERIRQKGLGRTFGTLWKRYVFFHWELLWMERDLVSPVPPHKLRPYDGLRKVDITTENAGAFAKHFGDRVETMAELAAEGHTGHMYLDADGHAVGFIWGSLRDYHDRHYYGCTFAVKPGEFFEFGGEMTRAYFGSSLSVDVQVALWEAMAAKGCNKVVDVCETHNIPALKLHIRMGYHEQGRVMNVYCLFGRWKFFRETRYEGSRLEPLRKPGRPVVSAAARA from the coding sequence ATGAGCGTCATCGAAAAACTACAAGAACGCATCCGGCAAAAAGGCTTGGGCCGCACTTTCGGCACGCTGTGGAAACGCTACGTGTTCTTCCATTGGGAACTGTTGTGGATGGAACGCGACCTGGTCAGCCCGGTGCCGCCGCACAAACTGCGCCCTTACGATGGGCTGCGCAAAGTCGACATCACCACGGAAAATGCCGGGGCGTTCGCCAAACATTTTGGTGATCGCGTGGAGACCATGGCGGAGCTGGCGGCCGAGGGTCACACCGGGCACATGTACCTCGATGCGGATGGGCATGCGGTGGGGTTTATCTGGGGCAGTCTGCGTGATTATCACGACCGTCATTATTACGGCTGCACATTCGCGGTAAAGCCCGGGGAATTCTTTGAGTTTGGCGGTGAAATGACCCGCGCGTATTTCGGCAGCAGCCTGTCGGTAGATGTGCAGGTGGCATTGTGGGAAGCGATGGCGGCCAAAGGCTGCAACAAGGTGGTGGATGTTTGCGAGACGCACAATATTCCGGCGCTGAAGCTGCATATCCGCATGGGCTATCACGAGCAGGGGCGTGTGATGAACGTCTACTGCCTGTTCGGCCGCTGGAAGTTTTTCCGGGAGACGCGGTATGAGGGTTCGCGGCTGGAACCGTTGCGCAAACCGGGGCGGCCGGTGGTGAGTGCGGCGGCGCGGGCTTGA
- a CDS encoding ChbG/HpnK family deacetylase, whose amino-acid sequence MPRQVIVNADDFGLSPNENAVILAAFQAGVISSATAMANMPAFEAACAMARHPSLQGRVGLHFNLTYGRPLSQAILARRTFCDDFGVFDLSLPRHSFWLGREDREAVREELQAQWQRCVDHGMRPSHIDSHQHVHNIWPIGEIVARFAAHQGVPIRLARNLGRNLSLPKRVFKGLLNWRLQNLAGVTADYVCTPIDLRNDTSPTDGVLEIVAHPTQLGSDFGDAYLNPDESLSRVLEQRLAGVARVSYTDLNKDFLRGAAALD is encoded by the coding sequence ATGCCTCGCCAAGTCATAGTCAACGCTGACGATTTCGGCCTCAGCCCAAACGAAAACGCGGTGATCCTCGCTGCGTTTCAGGCCGGGGTCATCAGCTCCGCCACGGCCATGGCCAACATGCCGGCGTTTGAAGCAGCCTGCGCGATGGCCCGCCATCCGAGCCTGCAAGGCCGGGTTGGCCTGCACTTCAACCTGACCTACGGTCGCCCCTTGAGCCAAGCGATTCTGGCACGTCGCACCTTCTGCGATGACTTCGGTGTGTTCGACCTGAGCCTGCCGCGCCACAGCTTCTGGCTGGGCCGCGAGGATCGTGAAGCGGTGCGCGAAGAGTTGCAGGCGCAGTGGCAGCGTTGCGTCGATCACGGCATGCGCCCCAGCCATATCGACTCTCACCAGCACGTGCACAACATCTGGCCGATTGGCGAGATCGTCGCGCGCTTCGCCGCGCATCAGGGTGTACCGATTCGCCTGGCACGCAATCTGGGGCGCAACCTCAGCCTGCCCAAGCGCGTCTTCAAGGGTTTGCTCAATTGGCGCTTGCAGAATCTGGCCGGTGTGACGGCCGACTATGTGTGCACGCCGATTGACCTGCGCAACGACACTTCGCCGACCGACGGCGTGCTGGAAATCGTCGCTCATCCGACTCAGCTCGGCAGCGATTTTGGTGATGCCTATCTCAATCCCGACGAATCCCTGAGCCGCGTGCTAGAGCAGCGGCTGGCCGGGGTTGCACGGGTTTCCTACACCGATCTGAACAAGGATTTTCTACGCGGTGCCGCAGCACTCGATTGA